A stretch of the Ptychodera flava strain L36383 chromosome 18, AS_Pfla_20210202, whole genome shotgun sequence genome encodes the following:
- the LOC139117535 gene encoding UBX domain-containing protein 4-like isoform X2 has product MRWFEGSISSAIATAKQRRAVFVIFISGDDELSQKMTETWENENVTTLCGNANMVAMKLDAKSESCQQFGAIYPVLCIPSTFFIGNNGVPLEVIGAHLSVEEFIPKIQKVIEMHKASLDAASNTAATSTARQSVPQQVSATASTSSASEGNTAFTRQTATTSDMTAEQTMESVDNTASQEPLDVRVAKAKQKIEEKKQMKAEQEKQEEIRKEMERRKLGQQVQAAEHKKKENEAKQLADELKRQRAEDRAAKERIRQQIAQDRADRAARYEKEKEEREQLELVAKLEAKRAEQEETKKIQEQANMESARVQFRLPDGSSIMHTFPSESPLSEARQFLYDHIGNQFGNFTLSIVYPRRQFSESDMQRSLLDLEIAPSSSLIVIPGSRSVMRSNKSSDAGIFAILLAPLLWIWSFIIGIFSSSPQSDGSTNTQSESVRPKQQSPLQTSSTSSATPQEEVSSRPVRPKSSYMRRRTAPAEGQRSRQEGNIHRLSTQDEDDDENATWNGNSTQQM; this is encoded by the exons ATGCGGTGGTTTGAAGGGTCGATATCTTCGGCAATAGCCACGGCTAAACAAAGGAGAGCAGTGTTCGTCATATTTATTTCAG GGGATGATGaactttcacaaaaaatgacagaaacctgggaaaatgaaaatgtcactaCGCTGTGTGGGAATGCAAACATGGTAGCAATGAAGTTAGATGCTAAGAG TGAATCATGTCAGCAGTTTGGAGCAATTT ATCCTGTGTTGTGTATTCCATCCACCTTTTTCATCGGTAATAATGGTGTACCATTGGAAGTGATTGGTGCACATTTATCTGTGGAGGAATTCATTCCAAAAATTCAGAAAGTCATTGAG atgCACAAGGCATCCCTTGATGCAGCGTCCAATACTGCAGCCACATCAACAGCAAGACAGTCAGTACCACAGCAAGTATCAGCAACAGCAAGTACTTCATCAGCTAGTGAAGGCAACACTGCATTTACAAGACAGACAGCAACAACATCAGACATGACTGCAGAACAGACAATGGAATCAGTTGATAACACTGCATCACAAGAGCCATTAGATGTCAGGGTAGCAAAGGCAAAACAGAAAATAGAAGAGAAAAAACAGATGAAGGCAGAACAAGAGAAACAG GAGGAAATCAGAAAGGAGATGGAAAGGAGGAAACTGGGTCAGCAAGTCCAGGCAGCAGAACACAAGAAAAAAGAGAATGAAGCCAAACAGTTGGCAGATGAATTGAAAAGACAACGAGCAGAAGACAGAGCCGCTAAAGAAAGAATTAGACAACAGATTGCACAAGACCGTGCTGACAGAGCAGCTAGGTATGAAAAGGAGAAAGAAGAGCGAGAACAGTTAGAGTTAGTTGCTAAGCTTGAAGCTAAGAGAGCAGAACaggaagaaacaaagaaaattcaAGAACAAGCAAATAT GGAATCTGCAAGAGTTCAGTTCCGACTGCCTGATGGCTCTTCCATCATGCATACATTCCCCTCTGAATCCCCACTGTCTGAAGCGCGCCAATTCTTGTATGAT CATATTGGTAATCAGTTTGGTAATTTCACATTATCTATTGTGTATCCAAGACGACAGTTTTCAGAATCTGACATGCAGAGAAGTCTCCTTGATCTGGAGATAGCACCATCATCATCCTTGATTGTCATACCT GGATCAAGATCAGTAATGAGATCCAACAAAAGTAGTGATGCTGGTATTTTTGCAATACTGTTGGCACCTCTGCTGTGGATATGGAGTTTTATCATTGGTATTTTCTCATCGTCACCACAATCTGATGGTTCTACAAATACGCAGAGTGAATCAGTGAGACCCAAACAGCAATCACCACTACagacatcatcaacatcatctgCAACACCCCAGGAAGAAGTCAGCAGTAGACCAGTCAGACCAAAAAG TTCATACATGAGAAGACGGACTGCACCAgctgaaggtcaaaggtcacgacaAGAAGGCAATATTCATCGACTTTCCACGCaggatgaagatgatgatgaaaatgcgACATGGAATGGGAACTCAACACAACAAATGTAA
- the LOC139117535 gene encoding UBX domain-containing protein 4-like isoform X1 yields MRWFEGSISSAIATAKQRRAVFVIFISGDDELSQKMTETWENENVTTLCGNANMVAMKLDAKSESCQQFGAIYPVLCIPSTFFIGNNGVPLEVIGAHLSVEEFIPKIQKVIEMHKASLDAASNTAATSTARQSVPQQVSATASTSSASEGNTAFTRQTATTSDMTAEQTMESVDNTASQEPLDVRVAKAKQKIEEKKQMKAEQEKQEEIRKEMERRKLGQQVQAAEHKKKENEAKQLADELKRQRAEDRAAKERIRQQIAQDRADRAARYEKEKEEREQLELVAKLEAKRAEQEETKKIQEQANIKSKKETQEQISAVRAENASKYKTEQEEKEMTRIAAKNAKEAAERAAQQQAFQLRMESARVQFRLPDGSSIMHTFPSESPLSEARQFLYDHIGNQFGNFTLSIVYPRRQFSESDMQRSLLDLEIAPSSSLIVIPGSRSVMRSNKSSDAGIFAILLAPLLWIWSFIIGIFSSSPQSDGSTNTQSESVRPKQQSPLQTSSTSSATPQEEVSSRPVRPKSSYMRRRTAPAEGQRSRQEGNIHRLSTQDEDDDENATWNGNSTQQM; encoded by the exons ATGCGGTGGTTTGAAGGGTCGATATCTTCGGCAATAGCCACGGCTAAACAAAGGAGAGCAGTGTTCGTCATATTTATTTCAG GGGATGATGaactttcacaaaaaatgacagaaacctgggaaaatgaaaatgtcactaCGCTGTGTGGGAATGCAAACATGGTAGCAATGAAGTTAGATGCTAAGAG TGAATCATGTCAGCAGTTTGGAGCAATTT ATCCTGTGTTGTGTATTCCATCCACCTTTTTCATCGGTAATAATGGTGTACCATTGGAAGTGATTGGTGCACATTTATCTGTGGAGGAATTCATTCCAAAAATTCAGAAAGTCATTGAG atgCACAAGGCATCCCTTGATGCAGCGTCCAATACTGCAGCCACATCAACAGCAAGACAGTCAGTACCACAGCAAGTATCAGCAACAGCAAGTACTTCATCAGCTAGTGAAGGCAACACTGCATTTACAAGACAGACAGCAACAACATCAGACATGACTGCAGAACAGACAATGGAATCAGTTGATAACACTGCATCACAAGAGCCATTAGATGTCAGGGTAGCAAAGGCAAAACAGAAAATAGAAGAGAAAAAACAGATGAAGGCAGAACAAGAGAAACAG GAGGAAATCAGAAAGGAGATGGAAAGGAGGAAACTGGGTCAGCAAGTCCAGGCAGCAGAACACAAGAAAAAAGAGAATGAAGCCAAACAGTTGGCAGATGAATTGAAAAGACAACGAGCAGAAGACAGAGCCGCTAAAGAAAGAATTAGACAACAGATTGCACAAGACCGTGCTGACAGAGCAGCTAGGTATGAAAAGGAGAAAGAAGAGCGAGAACAGTTAGAGTTAGTTGCTAAGCTTGAAGCTAAGAGAGCAGAACaggaagaaacaaagaaaattcaAGAACAAGCAAATAT TAAGTCTAAGAAAGAAACACAGGAGCAGATAAGTGCTGTAAGAGCTGAGAATGCGTCTAAATATAAGACAGAacaagaagagaaagaaatgaCTAGAATTGCTGCCAAAAATGCTAAAGAAGCTGCAGAAAGAGCAGCCCAGCAACAAGCATTTCAACTCAGAAT GGAATCTGCAAGAGTTCAGTTCCGACTGCCTGATGGCTCTTCCATCATGCATACATTCCCCTCTGAATCCCCACTGTCTGAAGCGCGCCAATTCTTGTATGAT CATATTGGTAATCAGTTTGGTAATTTCACATTATCTATTGTGTATCCAAGACGACAGTTTTCAGAATCTGACATGCAGAGAAGTCTCCTTGATCTGGAGATAGCACCATCATCATCCTTGATTGTCATACCT GGATCAAGATCAGTAATGAGATCCAACAAAAGTAGTGATGCTGGTATTTTTGCAATACTGTTGGCACCTCTGCTGTGGATATGGAGTTTTATCATTGGTATTTTCTCATCGTCACCACAATCTGATGGTTCTACAAATACGCAGAGTGAATCAGTGAGACCCAAACAGCAATCACCACTACagacatcatcaacatcatctgCAACACCCCAGGAAGAAGTCAGCAGTAGACCAGTCAGACCAAAAAG TTCATACATGAGAAGACGGACTGCACCAgctgaaggtcaaaggtcacgacaAGAAGGCAATATTCATCGACTTTCCACGCaggatgaagatgatgatgaaaatgcgACATGGAATGGGAACTCAACACAACAAATGTAA